A genome region from Candidatus Poribacteria bacterium includes the following:
- the tatC gene encoding twin-arginine translocase subunit TatC, whose amino-acid sequence MESTQSNEVAMTFWEHLEELRRRIIISAIAIAVFTVLSLSFSKPIEKVIKFPLGTSMNTLIANAIDAVGGAEGSILGFFALALRSGTSGVDAILMKVGPLEGIMAYLKLGITTGILLALPIIIYQIWAFVFPALNREERQFAVPLFLIIVVFFICGAAFAYFIVTPVVLQFSAQLLPELPNMWDLEKYINFVTRLILGFGIAFELPIVMAFLSRIGVIDARGFREKQSYALLGICVMSALLTPADPGSMLLMAIPLFVLYQLGIFFAYLVEKEAEV is encoded by the coding sequence ATGGAATCTACGCAATCTAATGAAGTCGCAATGACTTTTTGGGAACACTTGGAGGAACTCCGGCGCCGAATTATTATTTCTGCTATTGCAATCGCTGTTTTTACGGTCTTAAGCTTATCTTTCAGCAAGCCCATTGAAAAGGTAATTAAGTTTCCATTGGGAACTTCGATGAACACGCTAATTGCGAATGCTATTGATGCCGTCGGAGGGGCTGAAGGCTCCATACTCGGGTTTTTCGCACTCGCTTTGCGGTCTGGGACTTCCGGTGTTGACGCAATACTGATGAAGGTTGGTCCCTTGGAAGGTATCATGGCATACCTGAAATTAGGGATCACCACCGGCATTTTGCTGGCACTACCGATAATCATTTATCAAATTTGGGCGTTCGTTTTTCCGGCACTCAATCGCGAGGAGCGACAATTCGCAGTGCCGCTGTTTTTAATTATCGTCGTATTTTTTATCTGCGGTGCGGCTTTCGCCTACTTTATTGTCACACCGGTGGTCCTGCAATTCTCCGCGCAGCTCCTACCAGAGTTACCCAATATGTGGGACCTCGAGAAATATATCAACTTTGTAACCCGTTTAATCTTAGGATTCGGTATCGCTTTTGAGCTACCCATAGTTATGGCGTTTCTGTCCCGTATTGGAGTCATTGATGCACGGGGCTTTCGTGAGAAGCAAAGTTACGCTTTATTAGGTATCTGTGTCATGTCAGCCCTCTTGACACCTGCCGATCCAGGGTCAATGTTGCTCATGGCAATACCACTCTTTGTTTTGTATCAACTCGGTATTTTCTTTGCATATCTCGTCGAAAAGGAGGCAGAAGTATAA
- the lspA gene encoding signal peptidase II: protein MPTKQDPKKNTPQTLIPLIGVAIPVLIVDWVSKWLVQNHITQVIEVIPIIPGFFNLRHDRNTGAAFGVLAGHRVLLILITIIALAFIFAYYLRFRESRWMQVALGFLLGGAVGNFIDRLYLGEVVDFLQFGIADKGLFWPTFNIADISVCIGAGMLIVYLFQNRDQNQDT, encoded by the coding sequence ATGCCCACGAAGCAGGATCCTAAAAAAAATACGCCGCAGACGCTGATACCCTTAATCGGTGTGGCGATTCCAGTGTTGATAGTAGATTGGGTGAGTAAATGGTTGGTGCAAAACCATATCACTCAGGTTATAGAGGTGATTCCGATTATTCCCGGCTTTTTCAACCTTCGGCACGATAGGAATACAGGAGCCGCTTTTGGCGTACTCGCTGGACACAGGGTCTTACTGATTCTCATTACTATTATCGCTTTAGCCTTCATTTTTGCGTATTATCTTCGATTCAGGGAGAGCCGTTGGATGCAAGTCGCTCTCGGGTTTCTACTCGGCGGTGCTGTTGGAAACTTCATAGATCGCCTCTATTTGGGTGAGGTCGTTGATTTCCTGCAATTCGGTATCGCTGACAAAGGGCTCTTTTGGCCGACCTTTAACATTGCGGATATTTCTGTCTGTATTGGAGCGGGGATGTTAATTGTTTACCTTTTTCAAAACCGCGATCAAAACCAGGATACTTAA
- a CDS encoding YggT family protein, translating into MDMLAWFISELLEIYTIVVFANAILSWFVAGTQNAIVRQLYWWTSRLVDPVLNPIRNVLGPVTRNFGIDISPFVLILLLQFLARVIW; encoded by the coding sequence ATGGATATGCTCGCTTGGTTCATCAGTGAACTGCTTGAAATTTACACAATAGTGGTTTTCGCGAATGCCATACTTTCTTGGTTTGTTGCTGGCACTCAGAACGCAATCGTTAGGCAACTCTATTGGTGGACAAGTCGCCTCGTAGATCCAGTTTTAAATCCGATTCGGAATGTGCTCGGACCGGTAACTCGGAATTTTGGTATTGACATTTCACCTTTTGTGTTGATTCTTCTGTTACAGTTTTTGGCACGTGTGATCTGGTGA
- a CDS encoding cupin domain-containing protein, with amino-acid sequence MPFFVIDEQPEKQVFDGASIRTLHGEKIMMSFVNLQPHSVVAEHSHPHEQMGMVLEGTFELSIDGDSRILKKGDAYLIPSNVKHRARAFEEPAVALDIFSPPREDYKT; translated from the coding sequence ATGCCCTTTTTTGTTATTGATGAGCAACCCGAAAAGCAGGTGTTTGACGGCGCAAGTATTCGGACACTTCATGGTGAAAAAATAATGATGTCCTTCGTCAATTTACAACCGCATAGTGTCGTTGCAGAGCACAGTCATCCGCATGAACAGATGGGAATGGTACTTGAGGGGACATTTGAACTGTCTATTGATGGAGATTCTCGGATACTCAAAAAAGGGGACGCTTACCTTATCCCTTCCAATGTGAAGCACAGGGCAAGGGCGTTTGAAGAACCCGCTGTTGCCCTTGACATCTTTAGTCCGCCACGAGAAGATTATAAGACATGA
- the proC gene encoding pyrroline-5-carboxylate reductase, which yields MSETYLTEPQGKIKNLGVIGIGKMGGIIVRSIADTVFPAKQIWVTDLDTTLVQQLCDEKGTNSASDIASLIENTHVILCAVTPPAVPHVLPQVARALSSPQWLISIAAGVTTATLESYFDNTPPVVRVMPNISASVGAAISVLTTGSTANQEHLEIAQQIFDACGISLVMDERHLDAVTGVSGSGPAYVALFIEALADAGVHVGLPRAEAQKLATHTVLGAATMLAETQEHPAVLKNRVTTPGGTTAAGLHALEQGGLRATLTEAILAATERAKELGST from the coding sequence ATGAGTGAAACTTACCTGACCGAACCGCAAGGAAAAATTAAAAATTTAGGTGTAATCGGCATTGGAAAGATGGGGGGCATTATCGTCCGGAGTATCGCTGACACGGTATTTCCTGCAAAACAGATCTGGGTTACCGACCTTGATACTACCCTCGTTCAGCAGCTTTGCGATGAAAAAGGGACTAACAGCGCAAGCGATATCGCGTCCTTGATAGAAAATACGCATGTGATTCTTTGTGCTGTTACGCCGCCAGCAGTCCCACACGTCTTGCCACAGGTGGCACGTGCCTTGTCATCACCACAATGGCTCATTAGCATCGCAGCGGGTGTTACGACCGCAACGCTTGAATCCTATTTTGACAACACTCCACCCGTCGTTCGGGTGATGCCAAATATTTCAGCATCAGTGGGGGCTGCAATCTCGGTACTAACCACTGGCAGTACAGCGAATCAGGAGCATCTTGAAATAGCACAACAAATTTTCGATGCATGTGGCATCTCTTTAGTGATGGATGAACGCCATCTTGATGCTGTCACGGGGGTAAGTGGGAGTGGGCCTGCCTATGTTGCCCTCTTCATCGAAGCGTTAGCAGATGCAGGGGTTCATGTCGGGTTACCGCGTGCAGAGGCACAGAAACTTGCCACCCATACAGTCTTAGGCGCAGCGACGATGTTAGCTGAAACGCAGGAACACCCGGCTGTGCTCAAGAACCGTGTTACCACACCAGGGGGGACAACCGCCGCCGGACTGCACGCTTTAGAACAAGGCGGCTTACGAGCAACGCTTACAGAAGCTATTCTCGCTGCAACAGAGCGAGCAAAGGAACTCGGTAGTACATAA
- a CDS encoding class I tRNA ligase family protein yields MRKRNSTTKNTTRKRGKSTKPKEIPQLTDRERENAVLEIWQNADVYPLASKKSATVDRNAVKSSAAQHRHASQAETYVLREMPTSVDALTLNTLCRKVCQDIFLKAELMQGHQVTYVPAWETYPLWIEEHVIEAAKSKTPIKLSVLRKRCRARHKQELEVQKQKFHQLGIFADWDTSQKTLESRQEARLIALISRLRDSGYLHDLPQLSPWCPNCTVPINEANLVQIPTHTLNGYVKFPFNVGLEEFGINVFFCLQMPHLWEIAGIVKLGITDDTPYWLTQWQDEYLLFAEPQLKHFTKHLPKGQSRPKAVKEIKASELAKCAVAHPLFPAKDLEITLIPETVAANAVRDKSISSLKSGVMPLNPAHHLPSYKIAQTLEMNTMPVFDETGRFTEEAGQLCGLYLFDAEKFIVPQLEKCGYLLKTQKGEMPEPHCPRCKELAVFRPCSKWVFSISKNHATTQLLNAQEYWDNYGDTDHKGIRDVQKDVLNFEDLPVSAQRQWGMPLPILLCDQCDEPLTDKNTLNAIRNSIQRGFEFWFRLSVEELLPVDTRCQNCNSSDFRKEATLLDSHFANLLQIIDNSDFKKPLGGHTSVMFVPKTDTVSDLKWTKWLAEISVISAALSRSRPIKESQPLKQLKLKTMPKVGGEIQVEDAFLNKYPADVARLVAITPNVGTEQVNPKHLDKLARDYLVKYQQLQELLENISKGIGNSHQQKNSLADDFQRFPTVSDRDSSESRLLTAESALIDSLAIIVTFLRLQEVQQAYQDGDFHEMWTLLTDFCENDLRFYVRAIESRPAKILHVAQATLAQIATVLVQRLAPLTPFLAEHFYHLISEEGITGNHSIFQKNWHQLSPIVEKTLHVSDIEAKDAKAEWEVLKNAHEAGS; encoded by the coding sequence ATGAGAAAACGAAATTCTACCACAAAAAACACAACACGTAAACGCGGTAAATCCACGAAACCGAAAGAGATACCTCAGTTGACAGACCGCGAACGAGAAAACGCCGTTCTGGAAATTTGGCAGAACGCTGATGTATACCCACTCGCGAGCAAAAAATCAGCGACTGTAGACCGCAACGCAGTCAAATCAAGTGCTGCGCAGCACCGCCACGCCTCCCAGGCAGAAACCTATGTCCTTCGCGAGATGCCCACCTCCGTCGATGCACTCACTCTTAACACCCTTTGTAGAAAAGTTTGTCAGGATATCTTCCTTAAAGCAGAATTAATGCAAGGACATCAGGTCACGTATGTGCCCGCGTGGGAGACCTATCCCCTTTGGATTGAGGAACACGTTATTGAGGCTGCAAAGTCTAAAACGCCAATCAAGTTATCTGTCCTTCGGAAGCGATGTCGCGCACGACATAAACAGGAATTAGAAGTCCAAAAACAGAAATTCCATCAACTCGGTATCTTCGCCGATTGGGATACTTCACAGAAAACCCTCGAATCGCGACAGGAAGCAAGGCTTATCGCACTCATTAGTCGACTCCGCGATTCTGGCTATCTCCATGACTTGCCGCAGCTCAGTCCATGGTGCCCCAATTGCACTGTCCCGATCAATGAAGCGAATCTCGTACAAATACCGACGCACACCTTGAATGGCTACGTAAAGTTTCCTTTCAATGTCGGGTTAGAAGAATTTGGCATTAATGTTTTCTTCTGTCTCCAAATGCCCCACCTTTGGGAAATAGCAGGAATCGTTAAACTCGGAATTACCGACGATACTCCCTATTGGCTCACGCAATGGCAGGACGAATATCTGCTTTTTGCGGAACCGCAGCTTAAACACTTTACCAAACACCTTCCAAAAGGACAATCCAGACCGAAAGCTGTTAAAGAAATCAAAGCCTCTGAACTCGCAAAATGCGCCGTGGCGCATCCACTGTTTCCGGCGAAAGATTTAGAGATTACACTCATTCCTGAGACTGTAGCCGCAAACGCTGTCCGTGATAAATCAATATCTTCCTTAAAATCCGGTGTTATGCCCCTAAATCCAGCGCATCATCTGCCGAGTTACAAGATCGCCCAAACGTTAGAAATGAATACTATGCCTGTTTTTGATGAAACCGGAAGGTTCACCGAGGAAGCTGGGCAATTGTGCGGTTTGTATCTGTTTGATGCTGAGAAATTTATTGTTCCACAATTGGAGAAATGTGGTTATCTCCTCAAGACACAAAAAGGCGAGATGCCTGAGCCTCACTGTCCGCGTTGTAAAGAATTGGCTGTGTTCCGACCCTGTTCCAAATGGGTATTCTCTATCTCCAAAAACCATGCCACTACCCAACTTCTCAACGCCCAAGAATATTGGGATAATTACGGCGACACGGATCATAAAGGTATTCGCGATGTCCAAAAGGATGTCCTCAATTTTGAAGATTTGCCGGTTTCAGCACAGCGCCAATGGGGAATGCCACTTCCAATCCTTCTGTGCGACCAGTGTGATGAACCTCTTACTGATAAAAATACCCTTAATGCAATCAGGAATTCTATACAACGAGGGTTCGAATTCTGGTTCCGATTGAGCGTTGAGGAGCTTTTACCTGTTGATACTCGGTGTCAAAACTGTAATTCAAGTGACTTTCGCAAAGAAGCGACGCTTCTTGATAGCCATTTCGCCAATCTACTTCAGATTATTGACAATTCTGATTTCAAGAAACCGCTCGGTGGGCACACCAGTGTCATGTTTGTACCGAAAACTGACACAGTTTCCGATTTAAAATGGACAAAATGGTTAGCTGAGATCAGTGTTATTTCCGCAGCACTCAGCAGAAGCCGTCCAATTAAAGAAAGCCAACCTCTTAAGCAACTAAAACTTAAGACAATGCCGAAAGTTGGCGGGGAAATACAGGTAGAAGACGCATTTCTCAACAAATATCCAGCTGATGTAGCACGCTTGGTTGCAATAACGCCTAATGTCGGAACAGAGCAAGTCAATCCCAAGCATCTTGATAAACTCGCACGGGACTACCTTGTTAAATATCAGCAATTGCAGGAACTATTAGAGAATATCAGTAAGGGGATCGGAAATAGCCATCAGCAAAAAAATTCTCTTGCTGACGATTTTCAACGGTTTCCAACGGTTTCCGACCGGGACTCCTCTGAGAGCCGATTGCTGACCGCTGAAAGCGCTTTGATTGATTCGTTGGCGATAATCGTTACCTTTCTACGTTTACAGGAGGTCCAGCAGGCGTACCAAGACGGGGATTTTCATGAAATGTGGACACTCTTAACCGATTTCTGCGAAAACGATCTTCGTTTTTATGTTCGCGCCATAGAATCGCGTCCTGCTAAAATCTTACATGTGGCACAAGCCACTTTAGCACAAATCGCCACTGTGCTCGTGCAACGGTTAGCACCCTTGACTCCTTTTTTGGCGGAACATTTCTATCATCTCATTTCCGAAGAGGGTATAACGGGTAACCATAGCATTTTTCAGAAGAATTGGCACCAACTCTCACCGATTGTCGAGAAAACTCTGCATGTTTCCGATATAGAGGCGAAGGATGCCAAAGCGGAATGGGAGGTGCTTAAGAATGCCCACGAAGCAGGATCCTAA
- the fmt gene encoding methionyl-tRNA formyltransferase — MGTSEFAVPALKELIAHKFELIGVVTQPDRPSGRGKRLTPSPVKLVATEHTIPVYQPEKARKPDFVRTLKRLAPDVIVVAAFGQILPQTVLDIPPCGTINLHPSLLPKYRGAAPIQWALIKGETETGVTLMLLDAGEDTGDIISADRVPIRHEDTAFTLTKQLAQLGANQLVRCLSNMPDGEPPSAIPQNDAEATHAPRLTKEIGQIDWNQPAITIHNLVRGTAIWPGAYTFFREKLRLKIVRCQPLPQKTDGQSGTLEIVERQKLLVATAEGTLQLLEIQPATKKPMEAHDFINGYQLQTGECFNY, encoded by the coding sequence ATGGGGACCAGTGAGTTTGCCGTTCCAGCGCTCAAAGAACTCATCGCCCACAAATTTGAACTCATCGGTGTCGTCACACAGCCCGACCGACCGAGCGGACGCGGAAAACGACTCACCCCGTCACCTGTCAAATTAGTTGCTACAGAGCATACGATACCGGTCTATCAGCCTGAGAAGGCGAGAAAACCAGATTTTGTGCGGACTCTTAAACGTCTCGCACCGGATGTAATTGTTGTTGCTGCCTTTGGCCAAATTCTTCCCCAAACCGTTTTAGATATCCCGCCCTGTGGCACTATCAATTTACATCCCTCGCTTCTTCCAAAGTACCGTGGTGCTGCTCCAATTCAGTGGGCACTCATTAAGGGTGAAACGGAGACAGGGGTGACACTGATGTTACTGGATGCAGGTGAGGATACAGGTGATATTATCTCGGCAGACCGAGTCCCGATCCGACACGAAGACACTGCTTTCACATTGACGAAACAGTTGGCACAACTCGGGGCAAATCAACTGGTCCGATGTTTGTCCAATATGCCGGATGGCGAACCGCCATCTGCAATCCCACAGAACGACGCAGAAGCAACGCATGCCCCGCGGCTGACGAAGGAGATCGGGCAAATTGATTGGAATCAACCAGCGATCACGATTCACAATTTAGTCAGAGGTACAGCGATCTGGCCCGGTGCGTATACTTTCTTCCGAGAGAAACTGCGGTTAAAAATTGTGCGTTGTCAACCACTGCCACAGAAAACTGATGGACAGTCCGGAACCCTTGAAATAGTCGAAAGACAAAAACTCCTCGTTGCCACGGCAGAAGGAACGCTCCAAT
- the pgeF gene encoding peptidoglycan editing factor PgeF, producing MKTYRAIQELQTTGIVTAGISLRTGGVSHAPYASLNLAEHVGDDPSAVATNRKILFQQTGLQKLRYCRQVHGNCVVDVDATTGVSLENPPEADALVSACRGVALGIFTADCIPIFILDIETPAIGIAHAGWRGTFARIAVNTLAQMKDSFGTLVENCRIYMGPSIQKCCYTVSAELLTQFAERFGNTVHDGTNLSLQTANLNQLVEADLPAASISISPLCTACRTDLFYSHRAENGQTGRMLSYIQLDTE from the coding sequence ATGAAGACGTATCGTGCGATTCAGGAACTTCAAACAACCGGTATTGTCACTGCAGGAATTAGTCTGCGTACTGGGGGCGTTAGCCACGCACCTTACGCGTCCTTGAATCTCGCTGAACATGTCGGTGACGATCCGAGTGCAGTCGCAACTAACAGGAAAATTCTTTTTCAGCAAACAGGTCTACAGAAGTTGCGGTATTGTCGTCAAGTTCATGGGAACTGTGTTGTTGATGTGGATGCCACAACCGGAGTATCTCTTGAAAACCCGCCAGAGGCAGACGCGCTTGTCTCCGCATGTCGCGGCGTGGCATTAGGAATTTTTACAGCGGATTGTATCCCTATTTTCATTCTTGATATTGAAACGCCAGCAATCGGGATCGCGCATGCAGGGTGGCGCGGCACCTTCGCACGAATTGCCGTGAACACACTTGCACAAATGAAAGATAGTTTCGGAACCCTTGTTGAAAACTGCCGGATTTATATGGGTCCCTCTATCCAGAAATGTTGCTATACCGTCAGTGCAGAGTTGCTAACGCAATTTGCTGAACGCTTCGGTAACACCGTCCACGATGGCACAAACTTAAGTCTACAGACTGCCAATCTTAATCAATTGGTTGAAGCAGATTTACCCGCCGCTTCTATTTCAATATCACCACTTTGCACCGCTTGTCGTACAGACCTTTTTTATTCACATCGGGCTGAAAACGGACAAACAGGTAGAATGCTCTCATATATCCAACTTGATACTGAATAG
- a CDS encoding YggS family pyridoxal phosphate-dependent enzyme gives MNSIVDNLSRINERIASAAARSQRTLDSITLVAVTKGRSAAEIQTVLAAGATDIGENRVQEAQQKYAPVNAFVDAVGTDASDNACRWHLIGHLQRNKVKTALEMFSLIHSVDSLRLLAEIAHRSEQRSQRTDVLIQINTTREASKYGVAAEDVLQFIEDAQAYPASRIVGLMTMGQLTPSPDENRPAFALLRSLAEKIEAQKFPGVTMEYLSMGMTNDFEVAVQEGANLVRIGRAIFEVSEE, from the coding sequence TTGAACTCGATTGTCGATAATCTTTCCAGGATCAATGAACGCATTGCCAGTGCTGCAGCGCGGAGTCAGCGCACACTCGATTCAATAACGCTCGTTGCTGTTACGAAAGGGCGTTCAGCGGCGGAAATTCAGACAGTTCTCGCTGCAGGCGCAACGGATATAGGTGAAAACCGAGTGCAGGAAGCGCAACAGAAGTACGCGCCAGTTAATGCCTTTGTCGATGCTGTAGGGACAGATGCCAGTGATAACGCATGCCGGTGGCACCTTATTGGACATTTGCAAAGGAATAAGGTTAAAACCGCATTGGAAATGTTTTCGCTGATTCATTCAGTTGACAGTTTGCGGCTTTTAGCAGAGATAGCACACCGATCTGAACAACGCTCACAACGAACAGATGTTTTAATTCAGATAAATACAACTCGCGAGGCAAGTAAATACGGGGTGGCGGCGGAAGATGTCCTTCAGTTCATTGAGGACGCACAGGCATATCCGGCATCGCGCATCGTTGGGTTGATGACAATGGGGCAATTAACACCTTCGCCGGACGAAAACCGTCCCGCGTTCGCTTTGCTGAGATCGCTTGCTGAAAAGATAGAGGCACAGAAATTTCCCGGAGTTACCATGGAGTATCTTTCGATGGGGATGACTAACGACTTTGAAGTAGCCGTTCAAGAAGGCGCGAACCTCGTTAGAATCGGCAGGGCCATCTTTGAAGTTTCAGAGGAATAA
- a CDS encoding TatA/E family twin arginine-targeting protein translocase, which produces MGGIGGMEIFIILVVALVIFGPKKLPEMGRSLGKAIREFKSAGSDLQDELTKTVNEIDKESDPNIKPPKTS; this is translated from the coding sequence ATGGGTGGAATAGGCGGAATGGAGATATTTATAATCCTGGTCGTCGCACTCGTCATTTTTGGGCCGAAGAAGTTGCCCGAAATGGGACGTTCACTCGGCAAAGCGATCCGAGAATTTAAGAGTGCTGGTAGTGATCTCCAAGATGAATTGACAAAAACAGTAAATGAAATTGATAAAGAATCGGATCCGAACATTAAGCCTCCGAAAACCTCTTGA